Proteins from a genomic interval of Kitasatospora kifunensis:
- the hutU gene encoding urocanate hydratase — protein sequence MAEQQTSGPREVRAARGTKLSTQGWQQEAALRMLMNNLDPEVAEHPSKLVVYGGTGKAARDWRSYDAMVRTLQTLKQDETMLVQSGRPVGVMQTHEWAPRVLIANSNLVGDWANWEEFRRLESLGLTMYGQMTAGSWIYIGTQGILQGTYETFAAVANKKFNGTLAGTITLTAGLGGMGGAQPLAVTMNGGVAICIDCDPSRISRRIEHRYLDVEAKNLAHALELATAARDKKQPLSIGLLGNAAELFPQLLAMDAPIDIVTDQTSAHDPLSYLPIGVSFDDMADYAAREPADFTTRSRESMAKHVEAMVGFQDKGAEVFDYGNSIRGEAQLAGYKRAFEFPGFVPAYIRPLFCEGKGPFRWAALSGDPQDIAKTDKAVLDLFPENESLHRWIKMAQEKVHFQGLPARICWLGYGERDKAGERFNDMVASGELSAPIVIGRDHLDCGSVASPYRETEAMLDGSDAIADWPLLNAMVNVASGASWVSIHHGGGVGIGRSIHAGQVTVADGTKLAGEKIRRVLTNDPGMGVIRHVDAGYDRADEVAGERGVRIPMGEL from the coding sequence ATGGCGGAGCAGCAGACGAGTGGCCCGCGCGAGGTGCGTGCGGCGCGTGGGACGAAGCTCAGCACCCAGGGGTGGCAGCAGGAAGCCGCCCTGCGGATGCTGATGAACAACCTCGACCCCGAGGTGGCCGAGCACCCCTCCAAGCTGGTCGTCTACGGCGGCACCGGCAAGGCCGCGCGGGACTGGCGCTCGTACGACGCGATGGTGCGCACCCTGCAGACGCTCAAGCAGGACGAGACCATGCTGGTCCAGTCCGGCCGTCCGGTCGGCGTCATGCAGACCCACGAGTGGGCCCCGCGGGTGCTGATCGCCAACTCCAACCTGGTCGGCGACTGGGCCAACTGGGAGGAGTTCCGCCGGCTGGAGAGCCTGGGGCTCACCATGTACGGGCAGATGACCGCCGGTTCGTGGATCTACATCGGCACCCAGGGCATCCTGCAGGGCACCTACGAGACCTTCGCCGCCGTCGCGAACAAGAAGTTCAACGGCACCCTGGCGGGCACCATCACGCTGACCGCGGGCCTGGGCGGCATGGGCGGCGCCCAGCCGCTGGCCGTGACCATGAACGGCGGCGTGGCGATCTGTATCGACTGCGACCCGTCCCGGATCTCGCGCCGGATCGAGCACCGCTACCTGGACGTCGAGGCCAAGAACCTGGCCCACGCGCTGGAGCTGGCCACTGCCGCGCGCGACAAGAAGCAGCCGCTCTCGATCGGCCTGCTGGGCAACGCCGCCGAGCTCTTCCCGCAGCTGCTCGCGATGGACGCGCCGATCGACATCGTCACCGACCAGACCAGCGCCCACGACCCGCTGAGCTACCTGCCGATCGGCGTCTCCTTCGACGACATGGCCGACTACGCGGCACGCGAGCCCGCCGACTTCACGACGCGCTCGCGCGAGTCGATGGCCAAGCACGTGGAGGCCATGGTCGGCTTCCAGGACAAGGGCGCCGAGGTCTTCGACTACGGCAACTCGATCCGTGGTGAGGCCCAGCTGGCCGGCTACAAGCGGGCGTTCGAGTTCCCCGGCTTCGTGCCCGCCTACATCCGCCCGCTCTTCTGCGAGGGCAAGGGCCCCTTCCGCTGGGCCGCGCTCTCCGGTGACCCGCAGGACATCGCCAAGACCGACAAGGCCGTGCTCGACCTGTTCCCGGAGAACGAGTCGCTGCACCGCTGGATCAAGATGGCCCAGGAGAAGGTGCACTTCCAGGGCCTGCCGGCGCGCATCTGCTGGCTCGGCTACGGCGAGCGCGACAAGGCCGGCGAGCGGTTCAACGACATGGTCGCCAGCGGCGAGCTGTCCGCCCCGATCGTGATCGGTCGCGACCACCTGGACTGCGGCTCGGTGGCCTCGCCCTACCGCGAGACCGAGGCGATGCTGGACGGCTCCGACGCGATCGCCGACTGGCCGCTGCTCAACGCCATGGTCAACGTGGCCTCCGGCGCCTCCTGGGTCTCCATCCACCACGGCGGCGGCGTCGGCATCGGCCGCTCGATCCACGCCGGCCAGGTCACGGTGGCCGACGGCACCAAGCTCGCCGGTGAGAAGATCCGCCGGGTGCTCACCAACGACCCGGGCATGGGCGTGATCCGGCACGTGGACGCCGGCTACGACCGCGCCGACGAGGTCGCGGGCGAGCGCGGGGTGCGCATCCCGATGGGTGAGCTGTGA
- a CDS encoding allantoate amidohydrolase has translation MWAELLPVGRSASSGGYRRHAWNAADAECRAWFEEQARSRGLAYELDRNGNQWAWLGDPQGQGAIVTGSHLDSVPDGGAFDGPLGVVSSFAALDELRARGAEFSKPLAIVNFGDEEGARFGVACVGSRLSAGLLTQEQAYELRDANGLRLPDAMERAGQDPSAIGADAERLARIGAFVELHVEQGRYLDEDQPVGVAGAIWPHGRWRFDFHGEANHAGTTRLVDRHDPMLTYATTVLAARKKARQAGALATFGKIAVEPNGTNAIASLVRGWLDSRAADEATLAAVVEQIHQAAAERGERDGVKVELVRESYTPVVDFDVPLRDRLVAALGGAPVLPTGAGHDAGILASAVPTAMLFVRNPSGVSHSPAEHAEVADCLAGVAALADVLEDLACQ, from the coding sequence ATGTGGGCGGAGCTGCTCCCCGTGGGCCGCTCCGCCTCCTCCGGCGGCTACCGCCGGCACGCCTGGAACGCCGCCGACGCCGAGTGCCGGGCCTGGTTCGAGGAGCAGGCCCGCTCCCGCGGCCTGGCCTACGAGTTGGACCGCAACGGCAACCAGTGGGCCTGGCTCGGCGATCCGCAGGGCCAGGGCGCGATCGTCACCGGCTCGCACCTGGACTCGGTGCCGGACGGCGGCGCCTTCGACGGGCCGCTCGGTGTGGTCTCGTCCTTCGCCGCACTGGACGAACTGCGCGCCCGCGGCGCCGAGTTCAGCAAGCCGCTGGCGATCGTCAACTTCGGTGACGAGGAGGGCGCCCGGTTCGGCGTGGCCTGCGTGGGCTCCCGGCTCAGCGCGGGGCTGCTGACCCAGGAGCAGGCCTACGAGCTGCGGGACGCGAACGGCCTGCGGCTGCCCGACGCGATGGAGCGGGCCGGGCAGGACCCGAGCGCGATCGGTGCCGACGCCGAACGGCTGGCCAGGATCGGCGCCTTCGTGGAACTGCACGTCGAGCAGGGCCGCTACCTGGACGAGGACCAACCGGTCGGGGTGGCCGGGGCGATCTGGCCGCACGGCCGCTGGCGCTTCGACTTCCACGGCGAGGCCAACCACGCGGGCACCACCCGCCTGGTGGACCGCCACGACCCGATGCTCACCTACGCCACCACCGTGCTGGCCGCCCGCAAGAAGGCCCGGCAGGCCGGTGCGCTGGCCACCTTCGGCAAGATCGCGGTGGAGCCGAACGGCACCAACGCGATCGCCTCCCTGGTCCGCGGCTGGCTGGACTCCCGGGCGGCCGACGAGGCCACGCTCGCCGCGGTGGTCGAGCAGATCCACCAGGCCGCCGCCGAGCGCGGCGAGCGCGACGGGGTCAAGGTCGAGCTGGTCCGCGAGTCGTACACCCCGGTGGTGGACTTCGACGTCCCGCTGCGCGACCGGCTGGTCGCCGCGCTCGGCGGGGCACCGGTGCTGCCCACCGGGGCGGGACACGACGCGGGGATCCTGGCGTCGGCGGTGCCGACCGCCATGCTGTTCGTACGGAACCCGAGCGGCGTCTCACACTCCCCGGCCGAGCACGCCGAGGTGGCCGACTGCCTCGCGGGAGTGGCGGCACTCGCGGACGTCCTGGAGGACCTGGCATGTCAGTGA
- a CDS encoding MurR/RpiR family transcriptional regulator, translating into MRTNAESSPAPSARLLELFDGHRLTPTQRRIAHALVRHAAEAPFLSSVEVAELAGVSQPSVTRFAVALGYDGYPALRKRLRDLGVGEAAAPETPAEVVRNEHQQAVLAEIAHLRRLAELLADPEPIVRAARVLAASRPLPVLGLRAASAQARGFAYFAAKVHPDIRLLDEGGSMLVDRIEQAAAAGASALLCFALPRYPRELMDALTVARGCGLTVLTVADSAFAPVASLSDLLLPAEVGTGLVFDTACAPMVLGRVLLQSMCDELPGAEARLESIEQSAAARGLFLE; encoded by the coding sequence ATGAGGACCAACGCCGAGTCGTCCCCCGCGCCGTCCGCCCGACTGCTGGAGCTCTTCGACGGCCACCGGCTCACCCCCACCCAGCGCCGGATCGCGCACGCCCTGGTCCGGCACGCCGCCGAGGCGCCGTTCCTGTCCAGCGTCGAGGTCGCCGAGCTGGCCGGGGTCAGCCAGCCCTCGGTCACCCGGTTCGCGGTCGCGCTCGGCTACGACGGCTATCCGGCGCTGCGCAAGCGGCTGCGCGACCTCGGCGTGGGCGAGGCGGCCGCGCCCGAGACGCCGGCCGAGGTGGTGCGCAACGAGCACCAGCAGGCGGTGCTGGCCGAGATCGCCCACCTGCGTCGCCTCGCGGAGCTGCTGGCCGATCCCGAGCCGATCGTCCGCGCCGCCCGCGTGCTGGCCGCCTCCCGCCCGCTGCCGGTGCTCGGCCTGCGGGCCGCCTCCGCCCAGGCCCGTGGCTTCGCCTACTTCGCCGCCAAGGTGCACCCGGACATCCGCCTGCTGGACGAGGGCGGCAGCATGCTCGTCGACCGGATCGAGCAGGCCGCCGCGGCGGGTGCCTCGGCGCTGCTCTGCTTCGCGTTGCCGCGCTACCCGCGGGAGTTGATGGACGCGCTCACGGTCGCCCGGGGGTGCGGCCTGACCGTGCTCACCGTCGCCGACAGCGCCTTCGCGCCGGTGGCCTCCCTGTCGGACCTGCTGCTGCCCGCAGAGGTGGGCACCGGACTGGTCTTCGACACCGCGTGCGCGCCGATGGTGCTGGGGCGGGTGCTGCTGCAGAGCATGTGCGACGAACTGCCGGGCGCCGAGGCGAGGTTGGAGTCGATCGAGCAGTCGGCGGCGGCTCGCGGGTTGTTCTTGGAATAG
- the fdhD gene encoding formate dehydrogenase accessory sulfurtransferase FdhD, producing the protein MTRATARRRVVRLDGTERTPRPDALAAEEPLEIRIGGQALTVTMRTPGHDFDLVAGFLVGEGLLHRRDQLAALRYCAGSDEAGANSSDPNSYNIVDATVREPDAPPLSANRNLLTTSACGLCGRDTVEAVRTQVRFKPADDPLTVRPELLYGLPDALRAAQRTFDSTGGLHAAGLFTAAGELLCAREDVGRHNAVDKVIGWALREDRLPLTGHLLLVSGRASFELTQKAALAGLPLLAAVSAPSSLAADLAEELGLTLVGFLRGRSANVYTRADRVLSH; encoded by the coding sequence ATGACGCGGGCGACGGCACGACGACGCGTGGTGCGACTGGACGGCACCGAGCGCACACCCCGCCCCGACGCGCTGGCGGCGGAGGAGCCACTGGAGATCCGGATCGGCGGCCAGGCACTGACCGTCACCATGCGCACCCCCGGGCACGACTTCGACCTGGTGGCCGGCTTCCTGGTCGGCGAGGGGCTGCTGCACCGGCGCGACCAGCTGGCCGCGCTGCGCTACTGCGCGGGCAGCGACGAGGCGGGCGCGAACTCCTCCGACCCGAACAGCTACAACATCGTCGACGCCACCGTGCGCGAGCCCGACGCGCCGCCGCTCTCCGCGAACCGGAACCTGCTGACCACCAGCGCCTGCGGCCTGTGCGGGCGCGACACCGTGGAGGCGGTGCGCACCCAGGTGCGCTTCAAGCCCGCCGACGACCCGCTGACCGTGCGCCCCGAACTGCTCTACGGGCTGCCCGACGCGCTGCGCGCGGCCCAGCGCACCTTCGACTCCACCGGCGGCCTGCACGCCGCCGGCCTGTTCACCGCGGCGGGCGAACTGCTCTGCGCGCGCGAGGACGTGGGGCGGCACAACGCGGTCGACAAGGTGATCGGCTGGGCGCTGCGCGAGGACCGGCTGCCGCTCACCGGGCACCTGCTGCTGGTCAGCGGCCGGGCCTCGTTCGAGCTCACCCAGAAGGCGGCGCTGGCCGGCCTGCCGCTGCTCGCGGCCGTCTCGGCGCCCTCCTCACTGGCGGCCGACCTGGCCGAGGAATTGGGACTCACCCTGGTCGGCTTCCTTCGCGGACGGAGCGCCAACGTGTACACCCGGGCGGACCGGGTGCTCTCGCACTGA
- the hutH gene encoding histidine ammonia-lyase, with product MHSAPAADAPLVQVGKADVTAEDVLAVARGNARVEIGPDALAEMAVSRARIDALAAEPRPVYGVSTGFGALAVRHISPELRAQLQRSLVRSHAAGMGPAVEREVTRALMFLRMKTLASGRTGVRPLVAQTMAAILNAGITPVVREYGSLGCSGDLAPLSHCALVLMGEGLAYGPDGAEHPAGELLAAAGITPVELLEKEGLALINGTDGMLGMLVMACADLARLFTTADITAAMSLEALLGTEKVLAPELHGPIRPHPGQALSAANMLAVLRGSGLTGHHQDDAPRVQDAYSIRCAPQVAGAGRDTLAHARLVAERELAASVDNPVVLPDGRVESNGNFHGAPVAYVLDFLAIAAADLGSIAERRTDRLLDKSRSHGLPAFLADDPGVDSGLMIAQYTQAALVSENKRLAVPASVDSIPSSAMQEDHVSMGWSAARKLRQAVDNLGRILAVELTAAARALEIRTVDGTAQLAPATAAALAAARAAGVGGAGRDRFLAPDLDAAEALVASGALVKAVEKVTGPLA from the coding sequence ATGCACAGTGCTCCGGCCGCCGACGCGCCGCTTGTTCAGGTCGGCAAGGCCGATGTCACCGCCGAGGACGTGCTCGCCGTCGCGCGCGGCAACGCCCGGGTCGAGATCGGCCCCGACGCGTTGGCCGAGATGGCCGTCTCCCGCGCCCGGATCGACGCGCTGGCCGCCGAGCCGCGCCCGGTCTACGGCGTCTCCACCGGCTTCGGCGCCCTCGCGGTGCGCCACATCAGCCCCGAACTCCGGGCCCAGCTGCAGCGTTCGCTGGTCCGCTCGCACGCGGCCGGCATGGGTCCGGCCGTCGAGCGCGAGGTCACCCGTGCGCTGATGTTCCTGCGGATGAAGACGCTGGCCTCGGGCCGCACCGGCGTGCGCCCGCTGGTCGCCCAGACGATGGCCGCGATCCTCAACGCCGGCATCACCCCCGTGGTGCGCGAGTACGGCTCGCTCGGCTGCTCCGGCGACCTCGCCCCGCTCTCGCACTGTGCGCTGGTCCTGATGGGCGAGGGCCTGGCGTACGGCCCGGACGGCGCCGAGCACCCGGCCGGCGAACTGCTCGCCGCGGCCGGCATCACGCCGGTCGAGCTGCTGGAGAAGGAGGGCCTGGCCCTCATCAACGGTACCGACGGCATGCTCGGCATGCTGGTGATGGCCTGCGCCGACCTGGCCCGGCTCTTCACCACCGCCGACATCACCGCCGCGATGAGCCTGGAGGCGCTGCTCGGCACCGAGAAGGTGCTGGCCCCCGAGCTGCACGGCCCGATCCGCCCGCACCCGGGCCAGGCGCTGAGCGCCGCCAACATGCTGGCCGTGCTGCGGGGTTCCGGCCTGACCGGGCACCACCAGGACGACGCGCCGCGGGTCCAGGACGCCTACTCGATCCGCTGCGCCCCGCAGGTGGCCGGCGCGGGCCGCGACACCCTGGCGCACGCCCGCCTGGTGGCCGAGCGCGAGTTGGCCGCCTCGGTCGACAACCCGGTGGTGCTGCCCGACGGCCGGGTGGAGTCCAACGGCAACTTCCACGGCGCCCCGGTCGCCTACGTGCTGGACTTCCTCGCCATCGCCGCGGCCGACCTCGGCTCGATCGCCGAGCGCCGCACCGACCGGCTGCTCGACAAGAGCCGTTCGCACGGCCTGCCGGCCTTCCTGGCCGACGACCCCGGCGTGGACTCCGGTCTGATGATCGCTCAGTACACCCAGGCTGCCCTGGTCAGCGAGAACAAGCGGCTCGCCGTCCCGGCCTCGGTGGACTCGATCCCCTCCTCGGCCATGCAGGAGGACCACGTCTCGATGGGCTGGTCCGCCGCCCGCAAGCTGCGTCAGGCGGTCGACAACCTGGGCCGGATCCTGGCCGTCGAGCTGACCGCCGCCGCCCGCGCGCTGGAGATCCGCACCGTCGACGGCACCGCGCAGCTCGCCCCGGCCACCGCCGCGGCACTGGCCGCCGCCCGTGCGGCCGGCGTGGGCGGCGCGGGCCGTGACCGGTTCCTGGCGCCCGACCTCGACGCGGCCGAGGCGCTGGTCGCCTCCGGCGCGCTGGTCAAGGCCGTCGAGAAGGTCACCGGGCCGCTGGCCTGA
- a CDS encoding formimidoylglutamate deiminase, with translation MSVTQEPAAQPVVTQWYWAERAWLPHVNGPVVEPDVLIEVAADGRIAKVTPDSGPCPPQAVRLAGLLVPGQANAHSHAFHRALRGRVQVGSGTFWTWRDTMYRFAGALDPDSYLQLATAVYAEMALAGITAVGEFHYLHHAPGGARYADPNAMGEALIEAAARAGIRITLLDTCYLSSGFGAELTKPQLRFGDGTAESWAERAQALKPREHARIGAAIHSVRAVPAEQLATVAHWASLRQAPLHVHLSEQTAENDACLTAHGVTPTRLLADHGVLGPRTSAVHATHLTEEDVKLLTDSSTVICMCPTTERDLADGIGPARALASGGCPVTLGSDSHAVIDPFEEARALELNERLRTRTRGHWTAGALLRAGTEDGHASLGWPEAGRIEAGALADFTVLALDSVRTAGPDPHLGAETAVFAASAADVRHVVVGGRRIVTDGVHQSVADVPAMLHGAITALLP, from the coding sequence ATGTCAGTGACGCAAGAACCGGCCGCGCAGCCGGTGGTGACGCAGTGGTACTGGGCCGAGCGCGCCTGGCTGCCGCACGTGAACGGCCCGGTGGTGGAGCCGGACGTGCTCATCGAGGTGGCCGCGGACGGACGGATCGCCAAGGTCACCCCGGACAGCGGCCCCTGCCCGCCGCAGGCCGTCAGGCTGGCCGGGCTGCTGGTGCCGGGGCAGGCCAACGCCCACTCGCACGCCTTCCACCGCGCGCTGCGCGGCCGGGTGCAGGTCGGCTCCGGCACCTTCTGGACCTGGCGCGACACCATGTACCGGTTCGCCGGCGCGCTCGACCCGGACAGCTACCTCCAGCTGGCCACCGCCGTCTACGCCGAGATGGCGCTGGCCGGGATCACCGCGGTCGGCGAGTTCCACTACCTGCACCACGCGCCGGGCGGCGCCCGCTACGCCGACCCGAACGCGATGGGGGAGGCGCTGATCGAGGCCGCCGCACGCGCCGGCATCCGGATCACCCTGCTCGACACCTGCTACCTCTCCTCCGGTTTCGGCGCCGAGCTGACCAAGCCCCAACTGCGCTTCGGCGACGGCACCGCCGAGAGCTGGGCCGAGCGGGCCCAGGCGCTGAAGCCGCGCGAGCACGCCCGGATCGGCGCCGCCATCCACTCGGTGCGCGCCGTGCCCGCCGAGCAGTTGGCCACCGTGGCGCACTGGGCCTCGCTCCGTCAGGCCCCGCTGCACGTCCACCTCTCCGAGCAGACCGCGGAGAACGACGCCTGCCTGACCGCGCACGGCGTCACCCCCACCCGGCTGCTCGCCGACCACGGCGTGCTCGGGCCCCGGACCAGCGCGGTGCACGCCACCCACCTGACCGAGGAGGACGTCAAGCTGCTCACCGACTCCTCCACGGTGATCTGCATGTGCCCGACCACCGAGCGGGACCTGGCCGACGGCATCGGTCCGGCCCGCGCGCTGGCCAGCGGCGGTTGCCCGGTCACCCTGGGCAGCGACAGCCACGCGGTGATCGACCCGTTCGAGGAGGCCCGCGCGCTGGAGCTCAACGAGCGGCTGCGCACCCGCACCCGCGGTCACTGGACGGCGGGCGCGCTGCTGCGGGCCGGCACCGAGGACGGGCACGCCTCGCTCGGCTGGCCGGAGGCCGGGCGGATCGAGGCGGGGGCGCTGGCCGACTTCACCGTGCTGGCGCTGGACTCGGTGCGCACCGCGGGTCCCGATCCGCACCTGGGAGCCGAGACCGCCGTCTTCGCCGCCTCGGCGGCCGACGTGCGGCACGTGGTGGTCGGCGGCCGGCGGATCGTCACCGACGGCGTGCACCAGAGCGTCGCCGACGTCCCCGCCATGCTGCACGGCGCGATCACCGCGCTGCTTCCCTGA
- a CDS encoding Uma2 family endonuclease yields the protein MTAAITVRPGRLREAAEQIEESTGLRVQIIGGTLVMSPTPRGKHAGVIRLLRRQLDPLLPSGTDMYEVSSIAMPEDHEDYATPDLIVLPTDWDRDDSWLADPRDVVLAVEVISGSERARGIADKTRWYAIAGVALLLAIDPRNSTWTLYSHPRDGVYQGVLHGTYGEAVPLPAPLTGKLDTADLPRYGS from the coding sequence GTGACGGCAGCGATCACCGTGCGACCCGGCCGGCTCCGTGAGGCGGCCGAGCAGATCGAGGAGAGCACTGGCCTCCGAGTGCAGATCATCGGAGGGACCCTGGTCATGTCTCCTACCCCACGCGGCAAGCACGCGGGCGTGATCCGGCTCCTGCGCCGACAGCTCGACCCGCTGCTGCCGTCCGGCACCGACATGTACGAGGTCTCCTCCATCGCGATGCCCGAGGACCACGAGGACTACGCGACGCCGGACCTGATCGTGCTGCCGACCGACTGGGACCGCGACGACTCCTGGCTTGCCGATCCGCGCGACGTGGTCCTCGCAGTCGAGGTCATCTCGGGCTCGGAGCGCGCCCGAGGCATCGCGGACAAGACCCGTTGGTACGCCATCGCCGGGGTGGCCCTGCTGCTCGCCATCGACCCCCGCAACAGCACCTGGACGCTCTACAGCCACCCCCGCGACGGCGTCTACCAGGGCGTACTGCACGGCACTTACGGCGAGGCCGTGCCGCTGCCCGCTCCGCTGACCGGCAAGCTGGACACCGCCGACCTCCCCCGGTACGGAAGCTGA